The region CCCCAGGGGTGCGAGGAATTCCTCCAGGAGGATCTCTCCCGGGTGGATCGGCTTCAGCTTGGTCATGGCATTGACTCCTAATGGTAATCGATGATCTTTTCTGTTTCCCTGTCCCTGAAGGATTTGATCATGGATAAGTTTATAACCCCTTGCGTTTAACGTCAAGCGTTATGAAGAATGGTATCGCGTCAAAATAACTAACCTCAGAGTCCACCTTTCTGGCCGTACGGCGCAAATGCCTGTGGTTAAATCCCGAGGAGTTGGGTCACGCGACAACGCCTGTAACCTGAATCCCGTTTGTTGTTTCTCCTTGCGTGCTTGGCGGTTAAATCCCTGGCTTTGAGGCCACCTGGCTAAGCTCTTGGCTAACAGCAAATGGAAAAAGCTTGGTTTGATTGCTCCAGAGCTTTTGGTCTCACTGCCTACCAGGCGGAGAACACGGAGGGGATCAATACTCGTTAACGAAGTGACGTGAAGTTAAAAACTGAAAGGCTAGGGTTTAGTTTTTTGGGGTTATCCCAGGATTGTGGTAAGGACCTGCGGTACATTCTGGAAGTGCCTGTCAGCAGTGAGAACTGTCAGGCCGTGCTGCATGGCGGAGGCTGCGATCCACAGATCGTTTGTCGGGATTGGCGTTCCTTGGCTTCGCAGATGAGACCAGATGGCAGCGTATCGTTCCGATGTATCCAAGTCCACTGGATATACACGGACACGGGGAGTC is a window of bacterium DNA encoding:
- a CDS encoding type II toxin-antitoxin system VapC family toxin is translated as MGLKKVLLDTSAYSALFRGSDQAKGILQEVAEVALNPVIIGELLSGFSGGRFEAKNRRFLDDFMLTPRVRVYPVDLDTSERYAAIWSHLRSQGTPIPTNDLWIAASAMQHGLTVLTADRHFQNVPQVLTTILG